The following coding sequences lie in one Dehalococcoidia bacterium genomic window:
- the tig gene encoding trigger factor, whose translation MTSERAPESQVILTIEIEPAELERSLESAYQRLAPRALVPGFRKGKAPRAIIERYFGRAALLEDAIEHLAPKVAQDAIQQEKIEPLSQPRLEVTQLDPVVVKATVDVKPTIDLREYQSIRVDIVEPTLEEDAVDRAIESVRERHAIWEPVERPIAEDDLVLLDYRAWEGERPVGSADGLTYRVIVDRRDPLPGFARELIGMSAGETKTFTLSYGEEDAAKELAGKSFDVSVTVREVKGKRLPDLDEAFIQEVTGDLKTIEELRERVEANLRRRAEIDAYAKMRDAALSALSALAEAEAPYSLIESQLDQMIEERRSLMQRSGIRWEDYVRVVGGSEEAIREQLRDEARERVRRRLLLSELATVEGITVTADEINDELADQIRTSGLSAAQASRVLEHPNARAIAEQNLRVRKALARLVEIATEGKVAPPAGEVDPALVGEQREDEEHGRRAGATEEG comes from the coding sequence GTGACATCAGAGCGTGCGCCCGAAAGTCAGGTCATTCTCACAATCGAGATTGAGCCAGCAGAGCTTGAGCGATCACTCGAATCGGCCTATCAGCGCCTCGCTCCTCGCGCGCTTGTTCCCGGTTTCCGGAAAGGCAAAGCTCCTCGCGCAATCATCGAGCGGTATTTCGGCCGCGCCGCCCTCTTGGAGGATGCAATCGAGCATCTTGCGCCGAAGGTGGCCCAAGATGCCATTCAGCAGGAGAAGATCGAGCCCCTTTCGCAGCCGCGTCTTGAAGTGACTCAGCTTGACCCGGTTGTTGTCAAGGCGACGGTCGATGTTAAGCCAACGATTGATCTGCGCGAGTATCAATCGATCCGCGTTGACATTGTTGAGCCAACGCTGGAGGAAGACGCTGTCGATCGAGCTATCGAGAGCGTGCGCGAGCGTCATGCAATCTGGGAGCCGGTCGAGCGGCCGATTGCGGAGGACGACCTCGTTCTTCTCGATTACCGCGCTTGGGAAGGAGAGCGGCCGGTTGGCTCAGCCGATGGCCTGACCTACCGGGTGATCGTCGATCGGCGCGACCCGCTTCCGGGATTTGCGCGGGAGCTGATTGGGATGTCGGCCGGTGAGACCAAGACGTTCACGCTCAGCTACGGAGAAGAGGACGCCGCGAAAGAGCTGGCAGGCAAGTCGTTCGACGTGTCGGTCACGGTGCGCGAGGTCAAAGGGAAGCGGCTGCCCGACCTCGACGAGGCGTTCATCCAAGAGGTCACCGGCGATTTGAAAACAATTGAGGAGCTGCGCGAACGGGTGGAGGCGAACCTTCGCCGGCGCGCGGAGATTGATGCCTACGCCAAAATGCGCGATGCGGCGCTGAGCGCCTTGAGCGCGCTGGCAGAGGCCGAAGCGCCGTACAGCTTGATCGAGAGCCAGCTCGACCAGATGATTGAGGAACGGCGGTCTCTGATGCAGCGTTCGGGGATCCGGTGGGAGGATTACGTCCGCGTTGTCGGCGGCTCGGAAGAGGCGATCCGCGAGCAGCTGCGGGACGAAGCGCGCGAGCGGGTGCGCCGCCGTCTTCTGCTGAGCGAGCTGGCGACAGTCGAAGGCATTACGGTGACGGCCGACGAGATCAACGACGAGCTGGCCGACCAAATCCGCACCTCAGGGCTGTCCGCCGCGCAGGCGAGCCGCGTGCTCGAGCATCCTAACGCGCGCGCGATCGCCGAGCAGAACCTCCGGGTCCGGAAGGCGCTCGCACGGCTCGTCGAGATCGCAACGGAAGGGAAAGTTGCGCCGCCGGCGGGCGAGGTGGACCCGGCGCTTGTCGGCGAACAACGTGAAGATGAGGAGCATGGTCGTCGCGCCGGAGCGACGGAAGAAGGGTGA
- the clpX gene encoding ATP-dependent Clp protease ATP-binding subunit ClpX, with amino-acid sequence MANSRNSRMQYHCSFCGKTQEQVRRLIAGPGAVYICDECVELCREIIDEEAKPQPKPKTPLPKVPTPKRIYELLSEYVIGQERAKKVLSVAVYNHYKRINLGAQVDDVELQKSNILLIGPTGSGKTLLAQTLAKILDVPFTIADATSLTEAGYVGEDVENILLHLIQAADFDIQRAERGIIYIDEIDKIARKGDNPSITRDVSGEGVQQALLKILEGTVANVPPQGGRKHPHQEFLQINTTNILFICGGAFEGLDRIIAKRLNKRRSMGFRADGKNEIIDDADELLKQVTPDDLLHYGLIPEFIGRLPVVVSLHSLDRDALVRILREPKNAIVKQYQKIFAFDKVELVFEEDALIAAAEEALAHKTGARGLRSIIEEILLDVMFEIPSRGDVRKCIVTRDAIVNKARPELRTRSERLIEFDVFEEPQSA; translated from the coding sequence ATGGCAAACTCGCGCAATAGCCGGATGCAATACCACTGCTCCTTTTGCGGGAAGACCCAAGAGCAAGTTCGGCGGCTGATCGCCGGTCCCGGGGCGGTCTACATCTGCGACGAGTGCGTGGAGCTGTGTCGCGAGATCATTGATGAAGAAGCGAAGCCGCAGCCGAAGCCAAAGACACCGCTTCCCAAGGTGCCAACGCCAAAGCGGATTTATGAACTGCTGAGCGAATATGTCATCGGCCAAGAACGCGCCAAGAAGGTGCTCTCTGTCGCTGTCTATAACCACTACAAGCGGATCAATCTTGGCGCCCAAGTCGATGATGTCGAGCTTCAGAAAAGCAACATCTTGCTGATCGGGCCAACAGGCTCGGGGAAGACGCTCCTTGCCCAGACATTGGCGAAGATCCTCGACGTGCCGTTCACCATTGCCGACGCAACCTCGCTGACAGAGGCAGGATATGTCGGCGAAGATGTCGAGAACATCCTCCTTCACCTGATCCAAGCGGCGGACTTTGATATCCAGCGTGCCGAGCGGGGAATTATCTATATCGACGAGATCGACAAAATCGCCCGCAAAGGGGATAACCCCTCGATCACCCGCGATGTCTCGGGCGAAGGAGTACAGCAAGCGCTGCTCAAGATCTTGGAAGGGACGGTTGCCAATGTTCCGCCGCAGGGCGGACGGAAGCACCCGCATCAGGAATTTCTGCAGATCAACACGACTAACATCCTGTTCATCTGTGGCGGCGCGTTCGAGGGACTCGATCGAATCATTGCGAAGCGGCTGAATAAGCGGCGCTCAATGGGGTTCCGCGCCGACGGCAAGAACGAGATCATCGACGATGCTGACGAACTGCTGAAGCAAGTGACCCCCGATGACCTGCTGCATTACGGCTTGATCCCCGAGTTCATCGGCCGGCTGCCCGTTGTGGTGTCGTTGCATTCGCTTGACCGCGATGCCTTGGTGCGGATCCTGCGCGAGCCGAAGAATGCGATTGTCAAGCAGTATCAAAAGATCTTCGCCTTTGACAAGGTTGAACTGGTCTTCGAAGAAGATGCATTGATCGCTGCCGCCGAAGAAGCGCTCGCGCATAAAACGGGGGCGCGGGGGTTGCGCTCGATCATCGAGGAGATCTTGCTCGACGTGATGTTCGAGATCCCCTCCCGCGGCGATGTCCGCAAGTGCATCGTCACTCGGGATGCCATCGTGAACAAGGCTCGCCCCGAGCTGCGCACCCGCTCGGAGCGCCTCATCGAATTTGACGTTTTCGAAGAGCCGCAGTCGGCCTAA
- a CDS encoding ATP-dependent Clp protease proteolytic subunit, with the protein MIPMVIEQSQRGERAFDIYSLLLKERIVILGTPINDQVANLIIAQLLYLDREDPDRDIQLYIQSPGGVITAGLAIYDTMQLIKADVSTICMGMAASMGTVLLAAGKKGKRFALPNATVHMHQAIGGAQGQAADIRIAAREIERLQNKILSILSKHTGQPIEKIERDADRDYYLPAEEAVAYGIVDEVLTPQEK; encoded by the coding sequence ATCATCCCAATGGTCATTGAGCAAAGCCAACGGGGAGAGCGTGCCTTCGATATCTACTCTCTCCTGCTGAAGGAGCGGATTGTCATCTTAGGCACCCCGATCAACGATCAAGTTGCCAACCTGATCATCGCCCAGCTGCTCTATCTTGACCGCGAAGACCCGGACCGTGATATCCAGCTGTACATTCAGAGCCCGGGCGGAGTGATCACGGCAGGGTTGGCGATCTACGACACGATGCAGCTGATCAAAGCGGATGTCTCCACGATCTGCATGGGCATGGCAGCAAGCATGGGGACGGTCTTGCTCGCTGCGGGCAAGAAGGGGAAGCGCTTCGCGCTTCCGAATGCCACTGTGCACATGCATCAAGCGATTGGCGGCGCTCAAGGGCAGGCGGCGGACATCCGAATTGCCGCCCGCGAGATCGAGCGGCTGCAGAACAAGATCCTGTCGATCTTGTCAAAACACACTGGGCAGCCGATCGAGAAGATTGAGCGTGATGCCGACCGCGACTACTATCTGCCCGCTGAGGAGGCGGTCGCCTACGGCATTGTCGATGAGGTGTTGACCCCTCAGGAGAAATGA